The Arthrobacter oryzae DNA window CGGGTGCGGAGCAACGGCCACAGCCCGTCGGTGCAGGAATAAAAACAGGGCACCAGCGCGTGCTCAGCGCAGTACCGGATGAATCCGGTGGCGGCTTCCTCCCGCAATGCGGGGTCACCGAACGGGCCACCCAGTGTCAGGGCCACACTGCCATGCTGCTGGTAGGCAACACCGGCGTCAGCGGCAGGAGTGAACCAGTACTTGTTCGGTTCCCACAGCGTCATCCAGGACAGCGAATCTCCGCCCCGGCGCACCAGCCGGCGGGCCACCTCCCTCGCCTCAGCGCCTGCGCCGGCACCGTGGTGATGCCCGAGCAACACCACCCACACACCCGCCAGTGCGACAGCCCAGAAGAGGATCCCGGAGTAGGCGAACAGGAACGCCTCTACCGTTTGCCGGTCCCGGAAGACCCTGGAATACAGGCTGGGGATGGGCACCGGGAGGTATTGGCGGGCCAGTTCGGACACGAGCCCGGACAGCCCGCCGTCGCGCTCCATTCCGCCGGCCCCCAGCCAGGCAATGGTGTAGGTCCCGGCAAGTGCAGCCCAGGTGCCGGCAAGGACCCGGGTCAGGGTGCGCCGTGCTCCTGCCGGTGCCTCCACACGGAACTGCCGCCGGTTGATCCACAGCAGGACAACGAGCAGCAGCGGAACTGCCACGAGCGGGAGCACGTGGACAAATCCCGAGCCCATAACAGCGGTGTGGGGCCGCGGCGGATAGTGCGGAATCCGGGCAAACAGCGTGAGGTAGACGGCTGACAGCGCCGTGACCGCCAGCTGGACCCCGATGGTGATCCGCCAGGCAAGCCGGCGCCCGCGCCTCAGCCCGTCCGCGCAGATCAGCAGGAGCAGCACGGGCACCACAGCCTGGGCAAGGCCCAGTGGACCGGCGAATCCCGAACGTCCGAGTTCCAGGCAGTTCACGTCAACGGTGCCGCCGCAGTTCTGCTCCAGCTGGCTGAGGGTTGGCAGCGGGTTCAGCACCACGTCCCGCAGCAGCGCCAGCGGACCCGTGGGGCTCCGGACAGCGGCCGTCAGGATGGGCCCGACAGCGAAGATCCCCACGATCAGGGCCAGGAGGTTCCTCGTCTCGCGACCGGTGGAACGGTGCCGGTGGAGGGTCCCGTGGTCGCTCTGGATCCACCACCCGGCGGCAAGCCCGGCCAAAGCGCCGAGGAACCCGACTACCGTCTCCGGATGCCCTACGTACAGGACGAGGAGCAGCGACGCCGACATGATTCCCGTGCGAAGGCGCCGCTGCCACAGGGTGGGCACGAGTCCGCTTGCCCCCAGCACGGCGGCCAGGACGGCGGCATACGGCCCGATAAGCCCGGCGTCCACCATCAGGCCCATCCAGCCGTCCCCGGCGTAGCGGGCGAGCTGGGTGAACAGCAGGAACAGCGAGACGGCCGCGAACTGGCCGCCGAAGAAGAACGCAGCCGTCCGCAGCGTGCCCAGCCTGCGCTCGGCAAGTCCGAGCAACAGCAGGATCATGAGGGCGGCGGTGAGATACGCAGCGGGATTCGTGGCGAAGAAGAGAGAGGTGAACATGGACCACCAGCGCCCGTCCTTCAGCGCGGCCACATGTACTGATGCGACGTCCAGGAGGGCTTCCGGCGGCCCGGACAGGAAACTGTTGGTGGCCGCGCCCGTGCCAAGGAACAAGCCAAGGACAACGAGGGTAAACGGCACTGCCGTGAAATGTTCCCGAAGGCGGCGCAGGGCCCGCAGCATCACGACAGCCCAGGTGACGCTGCCGTCGGCCCCGGGCGCGTTCCTGCCGATGTCGCGGAGGGTCTCCCGCTGGTTGGTCACGGCTGTATTCCCCAGCGCTCGGCCACAAAGTCCAGCGCTGCGGGGAGGCCCCTGGAAGCGGCCTCCCAGGAGTGTCCGGTGTTGGCTACCGGCTGCGCCTGCACAGAAAAGCCTGCCTGGCGCGCCGCTGCGGACAGTTCGTCCATGTAGGCAAGGAATTCCGGGTCCTTCGAACCGGCACCGAAGTATACGGAGTGCCCCTCGAACCGCCTACCCCGCATGATGGTCAAAGGGGTCTGTCGATCAAAAGCTTCCACGTCGCCGCCGAATGCTGCGTCAATCGTCTTCTGCCGTTCCTTTGCCAGCGCCGGCTCCCGCTCGCTCGAGAAGGCCAGGACCGACGTGTAGACGTCAGGATGGCGGGTGCCCATCTGCAGGGCGCAGGTGGCCCCGAAGGAGAATCCCCCCGCTGCCCAGTGCCGGTGGTTCGGGTCAACGTCAAGTGTCTGCTCGATCCAACGCGGGACATCTACGGCAAGGAATGTATCGGCCTTGGCAAGGCGGCTGTCCATGCAGAGCGTATTGGCCGAGGCGGTGCCGTTCGGATCCACCACCACGACAACCGGAGCGACGCCGTCGTGATCCTGGGCGAAACGGTCCATCCGGCTGCGCAGGGCGCCTCCGGTGAGCCAGTCAGAGGGACTGCCGGGCTGACCGGAAAAGAGGACAAGGACCGGCAGCGCGGGGCGGGGTGTGGCCTGGTACGCGGGAGGCAGGTAGATGTAGGCATCGCGGCTGCTGAAACCCGAGGCGGTGCCGGGGATGATTGCCTTCCTCAGGACACCGGCCGAGGGCAGCCCCTCCGGCGCGCGCCAGGAGGTGAGGGCGGTGGGGGCGGCGGCTGCAGGCTGGCGCTGCAGTCCGGCTTCGAGGGGCTGGATCCTGGCCACGGCCGTGCCCATGACGTCGCTGACCGTATGGTTGAGGCCGAAGTAGGCGTTGATCTGGACTGCGGCAAGCAGGAAGACTCCCAGCATGGCAGCCGTTGCGGCCGTCCTCCCCCGCCACACGGACCGTCCCGCCGGACGAGGGCCCGCCGGACGAGGGCCCGCAGGACGAGGGCCCGCAGGAGGAGAACCAGCCGGAGAAGAAGGCTGCCGGAGTTTCCACAGCCGCAGCAGATACAGGAAGAGAGCGAACACCACTGCCACAAACCACGCAAGCACTTCGCGCGGGAGGCTCTCAGGCAGGGCGGAAAAGGCGTATATCAGCAGCCAGTGCACGGCGGCCACAACGCCTGCGGCGAGCAGCAGTGCACCGGCAGCAGTCACGAGCCAGCGGCGTCCGCGGGCCCACAGCAGCCAGCCGAAGCCAACAGCACCGGCGGCCCAGGCAAACCACATTACGGGTCCATCGGTGAGATGGACATCAGCGAGGAAATCCACCGGCGTTAGCGCCAGGTGCCCACACCGATGACCGGCCCGGCTTCCAGCCACGACGACAGTCCGGTGTAGGCATCGAACTTCATGGCCAGCAGGACTTCCTGGCCCTCGTAGTGAAGTTCCACAATGACGGAGTCAGGCTGGACCTTCACGAGTTCCGCTTCCGTGGGCTGGCGGCGCCCCACCAGTTCCAGCGAACTGCGCCGGAACGTGTATTTGGGGCGGACACTGAGCGAGAGCAGCTTGAACCACTCAAGGTCGTTGTCCTGATAACGACAAACCCCCATCTGCCAGCCTTTTCCGGCCGTGCAAATGGAGGCGTCCACTGTGCCCAGGGCACGCCGCAGGTTAAAGCGGCGTACCCCGGACAGGCACAGTGCAAAAATCAGCAACGCAAAGACAGTTGCCAATGCGATGAACGGAAAACCGGGATCGTTCATCAAGGTAGTGCTAGCGGATCCCCGCGGTAGCCGCTTCACCCATTTGGGCGTTGTCAGCAACAATGACCACCCTGTTGTTGTCGACGGAGAAGAATCCGCCGTCGACAACTACAGCAATGCGCTCACCGGAAACCGGCTCAATGGCCAGCTCACCTTCGGCCAGAATCGCCAGCAGGGGCGAGTGGCCGGGCAGGATTCCGATTTCACCATCGCTGGTGCGGGCCTTGACCATCTTGGCCGCTCCGGACCACACGAAGTGATCCGCTGCGACAATCTCAACCTCAAGCTCAGCCATATTACTTGGTCTGTTCCTGGATCTTGGCCCACTGGCGCTCAACGTCATCCAGGCCGCCGACGTTGAAGAACGCCTGCTCTGCCACGTGGTCAAGCTCGCCGTCGCAGATGGCGGTGAAGCCTTCAACCGTGTCCTTGATGGAAACGGTGGAGCCTTCGACGCCGGTGAACTGCTTGGCGGTGTAGGTGTTCTGGGAGAGGAACTGCTGGATGCGGCGTGCACGCGACACGACGATCTTGTCCTCTTCAGACAGTTCGTCAACGCCGAGGATGGCGATGATGTCCTGGAGTTCCTTGTTCTTCTGCAGGATCTGCTTCACACGGACAGCCGTGTTGTAGTGGTCCTTGCCGATGTACTGGGGGTCCAGGATTCGGGAAGTCGACGTCAGCGGATCCACAGCCGGGTACAGGCCACGCGAAGCGATTTCACGGGAAAGTTCCGTGGTTGCGTCGAGGTGGGCGAAGGTAGTGGCCGGTGCCGGGTCGGTGTAGTCATCTGCGGGAACGTAGATGGCCTGCATCGAGGTGATGGAGTGGCCCTTGGTGGACGTAATGCGCTCCTGGAGGAGACCCATCTCGTCTGCAAGGTTCGGCTGGTAACCCACGGCGGACGGCATGCGGCCGAGAAGGGTGGAAACCTCGGAACCTGCCTGCGTGAAGCGGAAGATGTTGTCGATGAAGAGCAGCACGTCCTGGTTCTGCACATCGCGGAAGTACTCCGCCATGGTCAGTGCGGACAGTGCTACGCGCAGACGCGTTCCCGGCGGCTCATCCATCTGGCCGAAGACAAGGGCGGTGTCCTTGAGGACGCCTGCCTCTTCCATTTCAACCCAGAGGTCGTTACCTTCACGGGTACGCTCGCCAACGCCGGCGAACACCGAGGTGCCGCCGAAGTTGCGGGCAACACGGGTGATCATTTCCTGGATCAGCACGGTCTTGCCCACGCCGGCGCCGCCGAACAGGCCGATCTTTCCACCCTTGATGTACGGGGTGAGGAGGTCGATCACCTTGATGCCGGTTTCCAGCATCTCGGTGGAGCCTTCGAGGGTCGCGAAGGCCGGGGCCTTGCGGTGGATGGCCCAGTGGTCCGAAGCCTGGATCTCGGACTCGTCAACGTCAAGCGGCTTGCCGAGGACGTTGAAGATGTGGCCCTTGACGCCGTCCCCGACGGGTACGGTGATGGGCGAGCCGGTGTCTACGACGCTGGTACCGCGGACAAGTCCGTCGGTGGCCTGCAGGGAGATGGCGCGGATGAGGTTGTCGCCCAGGTGCAGGGCTACCTCGAACGTGATGGTCTTGGTCTCACCGTTGAGAGTAATCTCCGTGGTGAGTGCGTTGTAAATCGAGGGGATTGCGTCAGCCGGGAATTCGACGTCGACAACCGGGCCAATAACACGTGCAATACGGCCGGTAGCACCGGACGTTGCGGCTACGTGTTCGGTAGCGGTGGCAGTCATCTCTCTCACTTCACTCAGTAGATGGCGTGGGGGTTAAGTTTATCTTTTGGTGCAGGTACAGCTGGATCCGTAACCGTGGTGGCTAGGACGCGTTCAAGGCGTCGGCACCGGCCACGATTTCGGAAAGCTCCTGCGTAATTTCAGCCTGGCGGGCAGTGTTGCGCAGACGCGTGTACTTCTTGATGAGGTCCGTGGCGTTGTCGCCGGCAGACTTCATCGCCCGCTGGCGGGCTGCGAGCTCGGAAGCTGCTGCCTGCAACATCGCGGCGAAGATACGTGATTCGATGTAGCGCGGCAGCAGAGCGTCGAGAACCTGCTCCGTTTCCGGCTCGAATTCGTAGAGCGGCAGGAGGTCCGACTCGGACGCAGCCTGCTCTTCGACAACCTCGAGGGGAAGCAGGCGGATGACCGTCGGTTCCTGCGTCACCATGGACTTGAAGCGGGTGTAGACGACGTGGATTTCGTCCACGCCATCCTCTTCGTACGCAGTGGCAAAATCTTCCAGCAGCGCTGCGCCGATTTCCTGCGCAGTCGCAAACTCCGGTGAATCCGTGTTGCCGGTCCATACCCGTGCGTAGGGACGGTTGCGGAAGTCGAAGTACGCCTGGGCCTTGCGGCCGACAACGTACGTCTTGACTTCTTTGCCTTCCTCACGGAGCAGCTCGGTGAGGCCTTCCGCCTGCTTGAGCACACTTGCCGAGTAGGAACCTGCGAGGCCACGGTCCGAGGTGATGACCAGGACGGCGGCACGGCGGATCTGCTCGGGCTCGGTGACCAGCGGGTGGTCGATTTCACTCTGGCTTGCGACAGCAGAAACGGCACGCGTGATCGCGTTTGCGTAAGGCAGTGAAGCCGCTACGCGTGCGCGGGCCTTGCCGATGCGCGAGGTAGCGATCAGTTCCATCGCCTTGAAGATCTTGCGCATCGACGTCGTCGAGCTGATCTTCTGGCGGTAGACCCGAATCTGG harbors:
- the atpD gene encoding F0F1 ATP synthase subunit beta produces the protein MTATATEHVAATSGATGRIARVIGPVVDVEFPADAIPSIYNALTTEITLNGETKTITFEVALHLGDNLIRAISLQATDGLVRGTSVVDTGSPITVPVGDGVKGHIFNVLGKPLDVDESEIQASDHWAIHRKAPAFATLEGSTEMLETGIKVIDLLTPYIKGGKIGLFGGAGVGKTVLIQEMITRVARNFGGTSVFAGVGERTREGNDLWVEMEEAGVLKDTALVFGQMDEPPGTRLRVALSALTMAEYFRDVQNQDVLLFIDNIFRFTQAGSEVSTLLGRMPSAVGYQPNLADEMGLLQERITSTKGHSITSMQAIYVPADDYTDPAPATTFAHLDATTELSREIASRGLYPAVDPLTSTSRILDPQYIGKDHYNTAVRVKQILQKNKELQDIIAILGVDELSEEDKIVVSRARRIQQFLSQNTYTAKQFTGVEGSTVSIKDTVEGFTAICDGELDHVAEQAFFNVGGLDDVERQWAKIQEQTK
- a CDS encoding alpha/beta hydrolase; this encodes MDFLADVHLTDGPVMWFAWAAGAVGFGWLLWARGRRWLVTAAGALLLAAGVVAAVHWLLIYAFSALPESLPREVLAWFVAVVFALFLYLLRLWKLRQPSSPAGSPPAGPRPAGPRPAGPRPAGRSVWRGRTAATAAMLGVFLLAAVQINAYFGLNHTVSDVMGTAVARIQPLEAGLQRQPAAAAPTALTSWRAPEGLPSAGVLRKAIIPGTASGFSSRDAYIYLPPAYQATPRPALPVLVLFSGQPGSPSDWLTGGALRSRMDRFAQDHDGVAPVVVVVDPNGTASANTLCMDSRLAKADTFLAVDVPRWIEQTLDVDPNHRHWAAGGFSFGATCALQMGTRHPDVYTSVLAFSSEREPALAKERQKTIDAAFGGDVEAFDRQTPLTIMRGRRFEGHSVYFGAGSKDPEFLAYMDELSAAARQAGFSVQAQPVANTGHSWEAASRGLPAALDFVAERWGIQP
- a CDS encoding DUF2550 domain-containing protein, translating into MNDPGFPFIALATVFALLIFALCLSGVRRFNLRRALGTVDASICTAGKGWQMGVCRYQDNDLEWFKLLSLSVRPKYTFRRSSLELVGRRQPTEAELVKVQPDSVIVELHYEGQEVLLAMKFDAYTGLSSWLEAGPVIGVGTWR
- a CDS encoding bifunctional lysylphosphatidylglycerol flippase/synthetase MprF, which produces MLRALRRLREHFTAVPFTLVVLGLFLGTGAATNSFLSGPPEALLDVASVHVAALKDGRWWSMFTSLFFATNPAAYLTAALMILLLLGLAERRLGTLRTAAFFFGGQFAAVSLFLLFTQLARYAGDGWMGLMVDAGLIGPYAAVLAAVLGASGLVPTLWQRRLRTGIMSASLLLVLYVGHPETVVGFLGALAGLAAGWWIQSDHGTLHRHRSTGRETRNLLALIVGIFAVGPILTAAVRSPTGPLALLRDVVLNPLPTLSQLEQNCGGTVDVNCLELGRSGFAGPLGLAQAVVPVLLLLICADGLRRGRRLAWRITIGVQLAVTALSAVYLTLFARIPHYPPRPHTAVMGSGFVHVLPLVAVPLLLVVLLWINRRQFRVEAPAGARRTLTRVLAGTWAALAGTYTIAWLGAGGMERDGGLSGLVSELARQYLPVPIPSLYSRVFRDRQTVEAFLFAYSGILFWAVALAGVWVVLLGHHHGAGAGAEAREVARRLVRRGGDSLSWMTLWEPNKYWFTPAADAGVAYQQHGSVALTLGGPFGDPALREEAATGFIRYCAEHALVPCFYSCTDGLWPLLRTRGFSRVAVAQETRLAVRELEFKGKEWQNVRTALNRARKTGVEALWGRYSGFPAALRAQLLEVSEEWAAQKSVPEMGFTLGGMDELMDDDVLCCVAVDADGLVHGVTSWLPVYEEGRVVSWTLDFMRRRDDGFPGVMEFLIASAVLELRNSVEVISLSGSPLAKEPPETATAGAPREQGTGQEPEALTAILDVVGRALEPVYGFRSLATFKSRFKPDYRTLYLYYQDPLQLPAIGRALSRAYLPGLSVRQSARLLRTLVR
- a CDS encoding F0F1 ATP synthase subunit gamma; the protein is MGAQIRVYRQKISSTTSMRKIFKAMELIATSRIGKARARVAASLPYANAITRAVSAVASQSEIDHPLVTEPEQIRRAAVLVITSDRGLAGSYSASVLKQAEGLTELLREEGKEVKTYVVGRKAQAYFDFRNRPYARVWTGNTDSPEFATAQEIGAALLEDFATAYEEDGVDEIHVVYTRFKSMVTQEPTVIRLLPLEVVEEQAASESDLLPLYEFEPETEQVLDALLPRYIESRIFAAMLQAAASELAARQRAMKSAGDNATDLIKKYTRLRNTARQAEITQELSEIVAGADALNAS
- a CDS encoding F0F1 ATP synthase subunit epsilon produces the protein MAELEVEIVAADHFVWSGAAKMVKARTSDGEIGILPGHSPLLAILAEGELAIEPVSGERIAVVVDGGFFSVDNNRVVIVADNAQMGEAATAGIR